In bacterium, the DNA window TGCTTTACCCCCGTCAATCGGTCGAAGGCCGACATCGTCGACTCGACACCCGATCTGTGCCGGTAGCGGTCCTTGAACGACGCGGTTTTCTGTGCGGCGCGTCGCCTGGCCAGTCGCAGAGCCGGCTCCGTGTAATGGAACCCGTACCCGTCTCTCACCGGCTTGATCGGGCACTCCTTCTTCTTCGGGCACCCCAAACAATCCCCGTTGGCGAACACCACGGTGCGACGCTTCCCTTTGCGCCGGAAGAGGATCGGGGCGTGTCCCTGCGGACACGCGACGATCGCCCCGTCGTCGGAGAAGGAGAAGTCCGCCATCGTCACTTCCGATTCGTCCGTCTGCCCCATCACCGGGGAGACGACCTCGACGCCCGCCTCCGCGGCGGCCACCACGTTCTTGTCGCTGCCGTACAGAGAGTCCGCCAACACCTCGGCCGGCGCAAGCCCGAGCCGGGTCGCCCCCTCGATCGCCGGCAACAGGGCGTGGGCGTCGCTGACATTGGCCGGCTCTACCTCTACGTGAGTGATGAGCCGCAACGGTGCCGCATCCCTGTTTGCTGGGGCCCCCTCTTCCGCCCGGGCCATCGGAACGTACGTCTCCATCACCTGCGCCTGGTACCCTTGCCCCTTGTGCCCGGAGTATCCGGCATCCGGATCGGACGGGTTCTGCAGGGAGCCGGAAGAGATCTCCTTGGGCGGCTTGGCGGCCACCGTCTCCCGACCCTTCTCCATGACCACGTCGCACTGCTCCGAGAACACCCGAGAGAGCAAGGAGTACGTCTTCATCGAGGCAACCGCTTCCTCCTTCTCGAACCGGCGGAAAAGAACGAACAGATCCTCGGTCACCTGCGAGAGCGTACGATCCGACTCGGAAGGGCGAACCATCGAGAAGACCGCCTGCCCCTTGGGGGAAAGGTACCGCTCAGAAAACGACAGATCGAGGGTGGCGAACAGCTCCGGCTCCCGCCTCTTGAGGTTCGTAAGGAATCCGGTGATCACCCGGACGAAAATCCCGATGCGGCCCAGGCGTCGCATGTTCGAGGTGATGTGGACCGAGTCGAGCCGTTGCTTGCTGGTGTCCACGGAGAACACGGAGGCCAGCTTCGTCGTCACCGTGTCGAAGAGAAGCTGGTCGAGCTTCTTCTCTGCCAGCAGCTGCCGCATGGTCCACAGGGTCCGCAGGCAGACGTACTTCCCCTCGTCGGATTCCCCGGAAAGATCGAGGGCGTAGTGCCATTCGGTGTTAAACGCCAGTTGCCGCACCGTCTCCTCGTCGGTTACGTCGTGCATCTGCTGGAAGACGAGCGCGCCCATGAGAGTGTAGGCGTCCTTGGAGGGGCGCCCCAGTCGGGCGTGAAAGGCGGCGGTGATCGCCTCGATCGGCAGGTGGGGCAGGATCTCCTTGCGGAACAGTCCGGCCCAGGATCGGTCGAGGAGCTTGCGCCGCTTGGGTCCCAGATACGCCCACGGGTCAAAAAGAGAGCCAGTGCGTCGGTCCCGGACGTGAAACATGGATTCTCCTGTAATATGTTGATATTTAAGGAAAATTGTACCAAAACCCGCCTCGGGAGTCAAGCAAAAAGTAACCGAAAATCCAAGAAAATCAACCGGTTGTCAAAGAGCGACTTTTTGCGAGGGCGTCAATGTTGGGTCGTTGTTTTGGTCAAGTAGACCGTTGCCTCTATCTTGGCACCTATTGTTCCATCTAAATTTTTAGTTTCTGCGTGCAGGGTAACCTTGTACCAGTGGATAAGATTTCTGCATTGTGATTTTGAGGGATGCATAACCAATCGCGGACGATCGGTTATACGTTTCGGCAGGTAGATCTTGCACGGAACATTATCGAGTATCTCGCCTTCGGCGCTAATTGTGGCAAGTGCAAAATAGCCTTCTTTGTCGGGTTCTCGATTAAACATGGTAAAAGTCGTTAGTAATCATGCGATCTAGGATTATCCTCCCCAATTTACCGGGTAGGCGGCGAAACCTAGAAATAGACTTCATCAGTAGAAGGCTGACCAACCACACGGTCAGACGAGATTGGGCTGGGCGTGGACGAAAAAGCGATAAGGATGGAGAAGGGCAGACACCAGAAAAGTCGTGACCACTTGGGGATCATGGGAGGAGTTTACTCGGAATTCATTGAGAGGAACATGCTATATCGTCACGATTCTGAATTGTTTGATCCGTGAAGTACCCTATGCTCTCGGGTGAGTACATTATGCTCCCTCTCCAGCCCCTCGTGCTTCCGTTCGACCGTGTTCAACCGTGCATCCTGCTCGCCTTCCTTCTTCCACAGTTCGCGAAACGCAGATGCCGTCTCCGCTTTGAATTCTGAAAACGACTGCCGGAGGAAGGAGACCGTGGCGATCGCCCCGCCAACCGACACCAACCCCGCCACGCCCCCCGCGATGATCGCCCCGGTCACCATCACTGAGATCGACTGCTCCATCGCTGCCTCTCCTACCGCTTCGTGAACTTGAAGTACATCCGGTCTCCGAACAGGAACGCGAACACGCTTCCTGCGAGGTTCCAGACGGCGTCCTGAAGATAAAGATCCGTACGCACATAGAGCGAGGAAACCGCCGCCAGGATGATCAAGCCGCCGGCGATGTAGCGAAACAACGCCCGCAGATCCGCTACCCACGGAGAGATGTTCTCCGAGGGCTTATCCAGTTCGGCGACGGCTTTGAGCCGCTCGTTCTCCGCCGTCATCAACTTGATCTGCTCCTCCACATTCTGCGGCTTGGCTCCCGCCCCGCCCGTGAGCCTGCTGAACAGCCCTCTCAGTCCGTCCGCCACCGCCGGAATCAGAGCCGGCACCACCAGCGACAGAATGCTTCCCATTTTCACACCCCCCGTTTCGTTCTTTGCAGATCTCGCAGATCTGCTCCTTCGTGAATGGCGGAAACCATGCATCGAATCCCGCCCAGCACAGTTGCCTTTTGCACATCTTCAAATTGCATTGATAATTTGTGCACCGACCATCTCCCGGAGCAGATCCATCCGGAAGTACTTCCCCGGGCAACTCTTGTACTGCCCCTTCTTCCAGTCGTATCCTGCCATCGCCCCGACCTCCCGGTGGCCGAGGACCGCGTTGACCGGGATGTCGTACTCCGCGACCTTCCGCCTGACGATGTCCGCCAGGAACCGCATGACTTCGAGCCCGGGCGGAGCCAGGTCGAAGTTCCCCACCACGCAGATCCCGAGGGACTTGCTGTTCATGTAATCCTGCGGGTACACGAAAAAGTAGTGGTAACGACCGCCCCGCAGATAGGTTTCGGCCCAACAGTGCCGACCCCGCCCCTGTTTTTCCCGATAGTATGCGGAGATCGCATCCGCCAGTTCCTTGAGCACCTCACCAGAAACGTCCGGCGCCATCTTCGGAACGTCTTTTCGCTTGCGCCAATGCCGGCCATTCAGATTATCGGCGCGGTTCAATTTCTGCGCGATGTCGAAAACATCGGGATGTGCCAGCAGCGTCCAGAGCGCCTTATTGATGTAGCCGTCCTGCGAGTCGAGGTCGGCGGTCAAGTCAAGAACGTGAAACCGACCCTCCTCAATGATCGCCCATGCGCCATTGGCCGTCGCCATGTCATGGACTTGTCGGAACTCAAACTCCATCTCCTCACGTGTTTGCTCCGGCAGCACCTGCCACGCATCATAGATGGGCTTCGTTTCCGTCTCTTTCAGGTTGTCCCACTC includes these proteins:
- a CDS encoding transposase — translated: MFHVRDRRTGSLFDPWAYLGPKRRKLLDRSWAGLFRKEILPHLPIEAITAAFHARLGRPSKDAYTLMGALVFQQMHDVTDEETVRQLAFNTEWHYALDLSGESDEGKYVCLRTLWTMRQLLAEKKLDQLLFDTVTTKLASVFSVDTSKQRLDSVHITSNMRRLGRIGIFVRVITGFLTNLKRREPELFATLDLSFSERYLSPKGQAVFSMVRPSESDRTLSQVTEDLFVLFRRFEKEEAVASMKTYSLLSRVFSEQCDVVMEKGRETVAAKPPKEISSGSLQNPSDPDAGYSGHKGQGYQAQVMETYVPMARAEEGAPANRDAAPLRLITHVEVEPANVSDAHALLPAIEGATRLGLAPAEVLADSLYGSDKNVVAAAEAGVEVVSPVMGQTDESEVTMADFSFSDDGAIVACPQGHAPILFRRKGKRRTVVFANGDCLGCPKKKECPIKPVRDGYGFHYTEPALRLARRRAAQKTASFKDRYRHRSGVESTMSAFDRLTGVK
- a CDS encoding N-acetylmuramoyl-L-alanine amidase, coding for MASNYAPNQFFRQAKISLLRDYFTRRKMLEDMEWDNLKETETKPIYDAWQVLPEQTREEMEFEFRQVHDMATANGAWAIIEEGRFHVLDLTADLDSQDGYINKALWTLLAHPDVFDIAQKLNRADNLNGRHWRKRKDVPKMAPDVSGEVLKELADAISAYYREKQGRGRHCWAETYLRGGRYHYFFVYPQDYMNSKSLGICVVGNFDLAPPGLEVMRFLADIVRRKVAEYDIPVNAVLGHREVGAMAGYDWKKGQYKSCPGKYFRMDLLREMVGAQIINAI